The sequence tttaggaaacttgtgttaaggGTTGAGAAATTGCTTAAATAACTAGAATACGAtcttgtgagcttatattgactagttcctacctcatttaactaattttggatcgttcggctccgaattgagggTATGGGCTCGTTCGTGGTATTGGAAGTACACTTttgagcgaggtaagtctccattctaaccttgtaagagggaattgtcctcataggtgtaataattgaataaatTGCTACtatatgcgggggctacgtatgcactaggtgaagagagtccgtgcgtagctactattatgctaagttcgggtagttcaggacccaaaagcatgctctatGTGACATTCTTGTAACTTTATGTTTAATTCGGATTtgtataaatcatgttgattagGGTAAATGAGACTAGTAAGAGGAACATTACCTTTTTTGgccttttaaagagaaattgattatttttgtgaGTAACTGCTTCCTAGACATACACTATTGTCTGCTTGTTgttgtgtttatttatatttgaccgcgtcgcatgtttGATTCGCGAGCGGtgtaataaatgcatctatggttcgtgtcgttcgaccctcgacagtgcacaatttacttttatgttggatcgggtcgtacgaccttcGGCACTACTTACGCATCCTTCATTTAGTATTTTTCTGTGGACTGAACTTCGTATATGCCTTGAAACGTAAATGGTTAACCATGATATTATCTGGAAAGAGGAACTGTTATTTCTTGCCATGAAATGCTAAATAAACTGTACTATCCATGTTTAGTATAAattctttctcatattatttgaccatAGTAAGTATAAGTCAACCTCTCATCTGCActttttcgagattagacgggatacttacttggtacatattgtttatgtactcatactacacttttatacttaattgtacaggattgAGGCAGGTACCTCTGGCTATCAGTCTGGGGTGAGCTGCTTCCCTTCCTGTGCCGTTCAGCAGGTTGATGAagtctctcttatttatttttgttgtctATTATATTTCAGACAATAGGATAGATTGattcttttatatattctactagttgcccacaaatTGTAataccgggtcttggcacacacattagtagactattcttttgtatattcttttGGTACTTTACTGGTTATTACTCGTTCTAATCTTAAGgaattattgatattgtttggtaaaagtaaaataagaacgCATTTGGTATTTTCCACGGTGGCTTGCCCAGCAATGGTGTAGGGCGCCATCATGACGATACATGAATTTTATATCTGTAGCAACAATTTTCGCAAATTTATCATATGCAGTGCAGGAGTAACTGTGTTAGTTTTCTAGAATTACGTCAACTTACTATCCATAAGTTTTTCATATATACTTAGTAAATTGTTATATTGCAAGAAAGGAAACCACTCAAGAGTCGAGGAACAAACAAAGGTGGTTTTGGAATTTGATGATATAAATAggacttcctttttctttcccgGATGGTGTGCGGGCCAGCTCGCGCAAAACACTCGAGTATTCCACCGGATACAAGTACTAGACATGTTTATCTAAGAAAGACTGAGCCAAATTGCTGAAGCTTGTACTAACTCCACCAGCAGCTGCATAACTTTTGATGGCATCAATTACTTCTGGCTTTAAGATCTCTTCCTTGTTTGATGCATTGCAAAGATAATACAGAGCTCCTACAGCATAATTTACCTGCCAGTTTGAAGTTCATTTGTTAAAACCATTGGTGAAATGCATGCACATACACCCATATACATGTGTTACTGTTGCTCTTTATGTGCATATGCATACAATAACCattttttattgtttaggtaGATACACCGTGTAACAATTCGCATACTGTAATTGCTCAGAAGAGGATGTTGATGAGAGACTGACATAGACTTTGAGAAGTAAAACTGACCACCTAAGTATGAGGCTGTTCAGGATCTGAAAAAGAGGATTCACTTTCTGAAATTCCGAGTGACAAGTTCCTACTTCAGAAAGCCAGAATGATTGAAGTCTCCTTTAGGTTTAGCCGAAGAGATCGAAACGAAACCATATGCCTCTAACTCAGTTCATTCCCTATATGGTAAAGGTAGGTATCCCTGTATCCCTTTTTTGGTTCAACCAAGGTAGGCTCGTGTGGGGTTCACTCGTGAAAGGACGTGGTAAAGTAAAAACAATCTTTGCGACAGGAACAAAAATACTACTACTAAATTTAAGAGTTTTTTCAATAAAGGCAAACATCATTTTATTCTTGAAGACGCCCAAAGTAGCAGAAATTCATACGACACCAACTGTTAAAATGATTACATTCAATGGTGCCAGGTAAATTCTTATCAGAGTAATCGACAAGATTGACAGATCAATGGTACTGGATAGTTCAAATTACAATTATTAGTTTGGAGTGCTTCTCACTATgtttatgtgcaaattttaacgaGTGAACAGCAAGCCCTCAATAACCAAGAAAACCACAAACTGTTTTTATGTCCTTACCGTGTTCCTAACAGGACTTGATAAACACTGGATGACGAGAGGAATACCATCATTTTGAGTAACAAGAGCAGCATTTGCTGGATCTGCAAGTCGCAAATGCATGAGTTAATTTTCTGGAGCAGATTACAGTAAGTCTACTGCGATTATGAGCATACCACCAAAAAAAAAGTTCCAAATCATGGAATCAACATAAATTCCAAAAACATTAGTCTTACCAGCACAAGCATTGCAGATTCCTCCAATCCCAAACTCCACAAGCCTCTCACTAGGCTCAGTTAAACAGTCGAGAAAAAGTTCTATAACATTAAGCTGTTTAATATTACAAGACATGTTAAGGCAAGCAGAATCGGAAAAGATGATTGAATAACAAGCTTAAACTAGTCAACAGAAGATTCTTAACCTGGCGCAAAAAGGTATAGTTGTAAGGATCATATGCAAAGTTTGCCAAATTAGCAGCAATCTTCTCTTTTGTCTCTGTAGTAACAAGAATGTATCAAACCATATAGAGCTGAAACAAGAAGTGAAAACAAAAGCACATTATAGTTACTTGCTTCTATATTGGCTTAATCTTGGCAAACATGAAATTAACTTCCCATTTAATAGCAACCAAGATATCAGACTAACAAGCTCTATCAGTTGGCATTATTGATCGTGCTCGGAGTGTTAGCCTGATGCTAATGAGAGGACAGACATCTAAGTAATTAGGCAGTTATCCcttcgattttttttctttttcttttttcagagACAGATTTAGTCGTGTTGTCACAGCTAACAGCTATCTTCTGGTCAGTGTAAACAGTTGCTCTTTCACTCAACATCTCGCATGAAAAACTCAACTCCACAATAAGTCACCCCGGAATCACAAATACGAACACAGCTTTCTTATGACTTGAAAGTATTAATGCTTGTTTatcatgtttttatttttatattaacaTTATTGTAATCTAGAAAACACCTACGAACTCCCTGATCAAAGAATTGCAATTGACTCAACAAAAAGGTCAATATGATATTCTGATAAAACATTTTGTCTCATTACAGCAATCTAACGTTGGAGACACAGAATGAAGCAGTTGAATAAAACTCTAAGCATACCTTCAGAAGATGCATTCTGAAATTGAGTTACCAATTCCTGAATCAAGAATGAAAGAATTGATTAGTGAAATATGCGAGCGAACAAGTTTTCTGCTTATACAGAAATTTCATGTACAAGTTATGTTTTCTTAATATCAGCATATGAAGTTCTGCAGTTGAGCAGTTCCAGTTTTCTTTCTTACCTAATGTCGTCAGGCGATCAAATATATCGAGTAAGGAGGACTTACCTGAAGGTATTCCACCCTCGGAGTTCCATATTTTCCAGTGCGTTCTTCTTGCCTTTGGGTATTCGTGAACATGTGACTGCAACTATGGAAGAGGAAGAAATCAGACTGCAGCAACAATGCAAGCAGGATGCGCACTAAATATAAGCTTCTAACTTACAGTTGTATTTTCCCAGTAATAAAGCAATTAATATTAGTAAAAGCAACTTAGATCTAGCGGAAACGGAGAACAGAAAAAGCAACTAGTATCCCTTAGATTATGATCATTCCCCCTTTCTTCCCCCGCCCTTGCCATAACCTTAAACTCCActgctgtcacaccccttttttacaaACTCACTAaccttcttaaaataaataaaaagatttgtaaagctcaaaagggtttttaattaaaaagtgacaaaGAATTGTGTTCAAAAGtaaataactcagagtcgccacctgacattggtttcggtgtgtcaggtcaccatttttaaaaatgattttccttttaaaacactttggactccaaactaagtctgcaccagagattcgggtaagggggttcatttgactcgggatAAGGTATTAGGCATCTCCAAGttccgtaactagtacggttgtgTGCTCGATTTTAGTtgtcttttaaaatattcaaattgaggtaaaaaacacacaaaaagaaaataaacaatcaaaagagGCTCAAGATCGTTCCCGCCTAATAAAAGAAGATcgcaaaaagaataataaaataagaacaaaagTAATACGAGTTCGCTATCGGCCTCCAATTACAGAATACTACGGGGCACTCCccagaataaaatatatacaaattcttcggggcattccccggataaattcAACTAAGGGAACGAGCTCtcgcctcaaaactaacaaaatcctAAGGTTTGCCTACCCTAGTGTTAGGGCCTAATCATGCTACTAGCGAtataaacaagcaataaactaAAGCAATAAAATATTTTAGGTCCAAATTCTCGTTCTCTTTAAGCCCAGCCATCTACAACCCAATTACACTAATTAGAAACCATCAATGAATTATCTTTCTCataatcaacttaattaataAAGTAGTATGCTAATGAACGAACAATGATCTCAAAAGCTAATCAGGAAAGGGCATGAAAGCAACATGAATTCGGAGAATCTCAAACCACACGGATCAAAGATTCCATTTCGTCAGAAACTCAAAATACAGGATTGAAGGGAAAGATTAGAGTAAGAAACGGACCTCAAAGAGTATGAATTTTCAACTACAGCAGCAGCAATTGGTGTTCTTATCTTCCATTTATTTTGCTTCGACCCAAATAAATATATTGTATCTTTCTCTAACCCCTATATCCCTTAACTAGCAGCCATAGTTTGTCTTAATTTCAACTTCCCCCAATCCGTTCTGTTCGTGTATGACTTCCTCCCCTCTATCACTCTCGTTCCCTCTCCTTTTCTTCTATTCACGTCCCTCTGTTTCTGTTGAGTGTGCGTTTTCTTTTTTTTAGCGATAAAGATGGAGGATTAAGGGGGCGGTCGGTTATCTTCTTGGGGTCGGCCACTGGTTCTCCCTGGGGTTCATGGAAGATGTGGCTTTTATTTGGTTTTGGGGGAATTAATATTGGCCATAGGATTAAATTTAAATAGAGGGTCAGGATTAAATGGTTATGGGTTGGGTTAGTGGGTCAATTGGGCCAAGAAGATTGGGCTTGTTGAATTGGGTTATAAATTTAGCTTTTAATTCTATAATTCTTGTAATTTTggctaaaaatattaatttttttcctaaaataataccataaaattgtaaaattaatcctaattaactaaaaaaaactatattatgacatgaaactattttttgatattttcaaggATTATACTAAATATAAGAATgggttaaaaataatatttttctaagaATACCTAATACCTTGATTAAATAGagaaaaatgaaactatttttgtattttttaattttgtgataaaaataaagtaaaagagtcaaaactagttaaaataacgatattagacctaaactaaatatttaaacgcTAAAAAGGGTAAAATCTCGGGGAggatcaaaaattacatgtctacagctgctgCACCCTTGTGCCATCCATCCAGCTCAATAACCCTT is a genomic window of Nicotiana tabacum cultivar K326 chromosome 16, ASM71507v2, whole genome shotgun sequence containing:
- the LOC107819088 gene encoding uncharacterized protein LOC107819088, with the protein product MFTNTQRQEERTGKYGTPRVEYLQELVTQFQNASSEETKEKIAANLANFAYDPYNYTFLRQLNVIELFLDCLTEPSERLVEFGIGGICNACADPANAALVTQNDGIPLVIQCLSSPVRNTVNYAVGALYYLCNASNKEEILKPEVIDAIKSYAAAGGVSTSFSNLAQSFLDKHV